Proteins from a genomic interval of Geodermatophilus obscurus DSM 43160:
- the fliW gene encoding flagellar assembly protein FliW has translation MTLSAVATLPLLSMTEALPGFPGHRDYVLVTADGDGRLFWLQSMAPEGPRFLAIDPGRYFPDYAPALPPAVCADLELDDSAEARLYCLVTVPAEGPAAATANLRAPLVVNPANWRSSQVVLLDGSHPIRRPLRR, from the coding sequence ATGACCCTCTCCGCCGTCGCGACCCTGCCCCTGCTGTCGATGACCGAGGCGCTGCCCGGGTTCCCGGGCCACCGGGACTACGTGCTGGTGACCGCCGACGGCGACGGCCGGCTGTTCTGGCTGCAGTCGATGGCGCCGGAGGGCCCGCGCTTCCTCGCCATCGACCCGGGCAGGTACTTCCCGGACTACGCACCCGCGCTGCCCCCGGCCGTGTGCGCGGACCTGGAACTCGACGACTCTGCGGAGGCACGGCTGTACTGCCTGGTGACGGTGCCGGCCGAGGGCCCGGCCGCGGCCACGGCCAACCTGCGGGCCCCGCTGGTGGTCAACCCGGCCAACTGGCGGTCCAGCCAGGTCGTGCTGCTCGACGGATCCCATCCCATCCGGCGGCCCCTGCGCCGATAA
- the flgL gene encoding flagellar hook-associated protein FlgL codes for MRITHRAVTQTALLGLNTNLSSVAKLQQQLTSGKLISAPSDSPTGTNKALQIRQDQSAVEQFAKNISDGQSWLDATDTALNEAVAQVQRVRALTVQAMNDGAVSTSSQRAIAVEVAALRESLLGVANSSINDRALFGGVTQGSTAYSADGTYVGAPPVGEGITRRVSNADRIRIDVTGHEAFGVPSPGNPDLFGLVGKIAADVGTAPDALSADLEQLDAALDRLLGAAASVGARSTRMEAAGQVNTDLQLTLASQLVAVEDIDLAKTIMELSQTEVGYKAALQATAQVIQPTLVDFLR; via the coding sequence ATGCGGATCACCCACCGGGCCGTCACGCAGACCGCGCTCCTCGGCCTGAACACCAACCTCTCGTCCGTGGCGAAGCTGCAGCAGCAGCTGACCTCCGGGAAGCTGATCAGCGCCCCGTCGGACTCGCCGACCGGGACCAACAAGGCGCTGCAAATCCGGCAGGACCAGAGCGCCGTCGAGCAGTTCGCCAAGAACATCTCCGACGGGCAGAGCTGGCTCGACGCGACCGACACCGCGCTGAACGAGGCCGTCGCCCAGGTGCAGCGGGTCCGTGCGCTGACCGTGCAGGCCATGAACGACGGTGCGGTGTCGACCAGCTCGCAGAGGGCCATCGCCGTCGAGGTGGCGGCGCTGCGGGAGAGCCTCCTCGGTGTGGCCAACTCGAGCATCAACGACCGCGCCCTATTCGGTGGCGTGACCCAGGGCTCGACCGCGTACAGCGCGGACGGCACCTACGTCGGCGCGCCGCCCGTGGGCGAGGGGATCACCCGACGGGTGTCGAACGCCGACCGGATCCGGATCGACGTCACCGGCCACGAGGCCTTCGGCGTGCCCAGCCCCGGCAACCCGGACCTGTTCGGTCTCGTCGGGAAGATTGCCGCCGATGTCGGGACCGCACCCGACGCACTGTCGGCTGACCTCGAGCAGCTCGACGCGGCGCTCGACCGGCTGCTCGGGGCCGCCGCCTCCGTCGGCGCCCGCTCGACCCGGATGGAGGCGGCCGGCCAGGTCAACACCGACCTGCAGCTGACCCTGGCCTCGCAGCTCGTGGCCGTCGAGGACATCGACCTGGCAAAGACGATCATGGAGCTCAGCCAGACCGAGGTCGGCTACAAGGCGGCGCTGCAGGCCACCGCTCAGGTGATCCAGCCGACGCTCGTGGACTTCCTGCGATGA